From the genome of Leguminivora glycinivorella isolate SPB_JAAS2020 chromosome Z, LegGlyc_1.1, whole genome shotgun sequence, one region includes:
- the LOC125241960 gene encoding cilium assembly protein DZIP1L: protein MACKTSYELHHNFPRLAEETGFAFNTHRPRIHIDWNKIRLIDIDSLTRDRKFALLEQHVNDILDCVLESEFDVRILDEGVVKLFRLAQLAVEYQQFCRHYLDRSVFVLRQELDTLAQELANTKKDLHEKEDELRKTRRKGKPQYKPLLPYGNDNIAAMILKTLTNKADIFPSTASGEVPQYNKCRFCDKVFLNQLYLKSHISRRHANLIDEPPERDVKETEVTQVNTIGNENIKLNEEINQLKLKIKEMEILITNNNKVLIDSEVIKGNERKNDKSKEMRDVGVYANNDDVLKKLEEWKKTEQANHTKEIDLLRNQIFETLNSFKVKEVEKPDESEKTIIAQLHKTIKDQGAEILSLQQALTETKMKSDNDDMERKTVIEEQMLHWVRRDEAQSKQYEMLVHKLNEVAKEARESRAAAEAERQRAGQLEALLKERLRQTHTGGSSDGGSVSNVQEESDDTDPLDEPKKITSPNSAVKHNSLEQLHRKAQELLNMDSSSTSDGSSSERFVDNKTATNTLRDKSASKAHMKKYLNQNEDKTPPSKKTNTEINKSKSFSSKKTNDKRIVAQKQKKTKKEPSHQKEQAKSSPHLIMKQQNGPILTPGSPLKVVRAKITEEVNSRLVQAGVDPLKSRLSQNVFQKQKAQLQQQLEVKTKKYPAYEQVRYTIMAYLDSDASSKKGDVTSENNMAAPNALTKAFSLSSMISNVKSKALSLVKNKEVKSKSEHKSSKSEFAKKALRLLKTPPESPVVSNVHHSSPPVSDDDEIFDKKIDYTAATEDKNVKPRLIKRKTNLPTQAHLESDSDDSPPNTNPSIPRRPVRSIDNLIRSPARRPSSATTDYGNTVLKYTSPSNDDHLIRTQSATDILEFRGEDREINKKEQVTQSNHDIQQLLEIHKAAKTSPKQTKGVLKNASSTSSLNKKKVLFDMDAIQMKSVSASPSQSITEKSDDKYELGLINIGDDEWDISSIENEPIKSDTKIRVNVTQSPKIAELKQTIEAQLARRSETPSTALFGGVDVLKGPMTKSSNIGGSNTSLGSSILDESDSAKVLSHKHISVVKPKHNAERDDSELEISDFSVDGVTNKNEKYSF, encoded by the exons ATTTTGGACTGCGTGTTGGAGTCAGAATTTGACGTCCGAATACTCGACGAAGGTGTGGTGAAACTGTTCCGCTTGGCTCAGCTGGCCGTGGAGTATCAGCAGTTCTGCCGGCACTACCTCGACCGCAGCGTGTTTGTGCTGCGGCAGGAGCTAGATACGCTCGCACAG gAACTTGCTAACACGAAGAAAGATTTGCACGAAAAAGAAGACGAACTTAGAAAGACACGAAGAAAAGGAAAACCTCAGTACAAACCCCTTCTTCCTTATGGGAACGATAATATTGCGGCAATGATATTAAAAACCCTCACAAATAAAGCAGACATCTTCCCGTCGACTGCCAGTGGCGAAGTCCCACAGTATAACAAATGTCGCTTTTGTGATAAAGTTTTTCTGAACCAACTTTACCTTAAAAGTCATATTTCAAGGAGACATGCGAACCTCATAGATGAACCTCCAGAAAGAGACGTGAAAGAAACTGAAGTCACACAAGTTAACACAATTGGTAATGAAAATATTAAGCTCAATGAAGAGATAAACCAGCTAAAACTGAAAATTAAAGAAATGGAAATATTAAtcactaataataataaagttttgatAGACAGCGAAGTGATAAAAGGTAATGAGAGAAAAAATGATAAATCTAAAGAAATGAGAGATGTTGGGGTGTATGCTAATAACGATGATGTCTTGAAAAAGCTAGAAGAATGGAAAAAGACGGAACAAGCTAACCACACTAAAGAGATCGACTTGCTACGTAATCAAATTTTCGAAACATTAAATAGTTTTAAAGTGAAGGAAGTTGAAAAACCTGATGAAAGTGAAAAAACAATAATAGCACAACTACATAAGACAATAAAAGACCAGGGTGCGGAAATACTATCATTGCAACAGGCGCTAACTGAAaca AAAATGAAAAGTGACAATGATGACATGGAACGTAAAACAGTGATTGAGGAACAAATGTTACACTGGGTGCGAAGAGACGAAGCTCAATCAAAGCAGTACGAAATGCTGGTCCATAAGTTAAACGAAGTAGCGAAGGAAGCACGGGAATCAAGAGCAGCCGCCGAGGCAGAGCGCCAGCGAGCGGGACAACTGGAGGCTCTGCTGAAGGAACGCCTGCGCCAGACACACACCGGCGGCTCCTCAGATGGCGGTTCG GTTTCCAATGTACAAGAAGAAAGTGATGATACAGATCCATTAGACGAACCAAAAAAGATTACCTCACCAAATTCAGCTGTGAAGCATAATAGTTTAGAACAACTACATCGCAAAGCTCAGGAACTACTAAACATGGACTCGAGTTCTACATCTGATGGGTCTAGTTCTGAAAGGTTTGTCGATAATAAGACAGCTACCAACACATTAAGAGATAAGTCTGCATCAAAAGCACACATGAAGAAATACTTGAATCAAAACGAGGATAAGACACCACCGTCAAAGAAAACGAACACAGAAATAAATAAGTCCAAATCTTTCTCCAGTAAGAAAACCAATGACAAGAGAATAGTTGCCCAGAAACAAAAAAAGACAAAGAAAGAGCCATCGCATCAGAAGGAACAAGCAAAATCATCTCCGCATTTGATTATGAAGCAACAAAACGGCCCTATACTTACACCGGGAAG CCCCCTAAAGGTGGTTCGCGCTAAAATTACAGAAGAAGTTAACAGCAGACTGGTACAAGCCGGCGTGGACCCACTCAAGAGTAGACTAAGCCAGAATGTTTTTCAAAAACAGAAAGCACAATTACAACAGCAATTAGAAGTAAAAACGAAG AAATATCCTGCTTACGAACAAGTAAGATACACTATCATGGCATATTTGGATTCAGATGCTTCTAGTAAAAAGGGAGACGTTACGTCCGAAAACAATATGGCGGCTCCTAATGCTTTAACTAAAGCATTTAGTTTGAGTTCCATGATATCAAATGTTAAAAGTAAggcattatctttggtgaaaaaTAAAGAGGTAAAATCTAAGAGTGAACACAAGAGCTCAAAGTCtgaatttgcaaaaaaagcTCTGAGATTGCTAAAGACTCCGCCTGAATCCCCAGTAGTTTCAAACGTTCATCACTCGAGTCCTCCTGTttctgatgatgatgaaatatttGACAAGAAAATTGACTACACGGCGGCAACTGAAGATAAAAATGTGAAGCCACGTCTGATCAAAAGAAAAACTAATTTGCCAACCCAAGCTCACCTGGAAAGTGATTCGGATGATAGTCCACCTAATACCAATCCATCTATCCCCCGCAGGCCAGTACGGTCTATAGACAACTTGATAAGGTCCCCTGCTCGAAGACCTTCATCAGCAACTACAGACTATGGTAACACTGTTCTTAAATACACTAGTCCCAGTAACGACGATCATTTGATTCGTACACAGTCCGCGACAGACATCTTGGAGTTCAGGGGCGAAGATagagaaatcaataaaaaagaACAGGTGACTCAGAGTAATCATGATATTCAACAGCTTTTAGAGATTCACAAAGCAGCCAAAACTTCGCCTAAACAAACCAAGGGCGTTTTGAAAAATGCATCTTCGACATCGTCACTCAATAAGAAGAAAGTACTATTCGATATGGATGCTATACAAATGAAATCAGTTAGCGCGTCTCCTTCACAAAGCATAACTGAAAAAAGTGATGATAAATACGAACTGGGGTTGATCAACATCGGAGACGATGAATGGGATATATCGAG CATCGAAAATGAACCAATAAAGAGTGATACAAAGATTCGCGTGAATGTCACACAAAGTCCAAAGATAGCCGAACTAAAGCAAACTATAGAAGCTCAGTTAGCTCGTCGGAGCGAGACACCGTCCACCGCACTTTTTGGAGGAGTTGACGTATTGAAAGGGCCTATGACCAAGTCTTCCAACATCGGCGGGAGCAACACAAGTCTTGGAAGCTCAATCTTGGACGAATCGGACAGTGCCAAAGTATTGAGCCATAAACACATAAGCGTAGTGAAACCAAAACATAACGCTGAAAGAGATGACAGTGAATTGGAGATTTCTGATTTCAGCGTTGATGGAGTGactaataaaaatgaaaaatattcattttag
- the LOC125241732 gene encoding 60S ribosomal protein L8 — MGRVIRAQRKGAGSVFVSHTKKRKGAPKLRSLDYAERHGYIKGVVKDIIHDPGRGAPLAVVHFRDPYKFKTRKELFIAPEGLYTGQFVYCGKKATLEVGNVMPVGAMPEGTIVCNLEEKMGDRGRLARASGNFATVIGHNPDAKRTRVKLPSGAKKVLPSSNRGMVGIVAGGGRIDKPILKAGRAYHKYKVKRNCWPYVRGVAMNPVEHPHGGGNHQHIGKASTVKRGTSAGRKVGLIAARRTGRIRGGKTDTKKEA; from the exons ATGGGTCGTGTGATTCGTGCCCAGCGTAAAGGTGCCGGTTCGGTCTTCGTTTCTCACACCAAGAAGAGGAAAGGAGCGCCTAAACTCCGCTCCTTGGATTACGCTGAACGACATGGTTACATTAAGGGAGTAGTAAAG GATATCATCCATGACCCCGGTCGTGGTGCTCCCCTGGCAGTGGTCCACTTCCGTGACCCCTACAAGTTCAAGACCCGCAAGGAGCTGTTCATCGCTCCCGAGGGCCTGTACACTGGCCAGTTTGTTTACTGTGGAAAGAAGGCTACCCTTGAAGTTG GAAATGTGATGCCTGTTGGAGCTATGCCTGAGGGTACCATTGTGTGCAACTTGGAAGAGAAGATGGGTGACCGAGGCCGGCTGGCTCGTGCCTCAGGCAATTTTGCCACAGTCATCGGACACAATCCCGATGCCAAGAGGACCAGAGTTAAGCTGCCCTCTGGAGCTAAGAAAGTTCTGCCCTCTAGCAACAGAGGCATGGTTG GAATCGTCGCTGGTGGCGGTCGTATCGACAAGCCCATCCTGAAGGCCGGCCGCGCCTACCACAAGTACAAGGTGAAGCGTAACTGCTGGCCGTACGTGCGTGGTGTTGCCATGAACCCTGTGGAGCATCCTCACGGTGGTGGTAACCATCAACATATTG GTAAGGCGTCGACTGTCAAGAGAGGTACATCGGCTGGTCGCAAGGTCGGTCTCATCGCCGCCCGCAGAACCGGCAGGATCCGTGGTGGCAAGACAGATACGAAGAAGGAGGCGTAA